One Nerophis ophidion isolate RoL-2023_Sa linkage group LG23, RoL_Noph_v1.0, whole genome shotgun sequence genomic window carries:
- the LOC133541776 gene encoding GTPase IMAP family member 4, with protein MEKRKKGSSLELRLMVVGSSGPSQFQLTNAILGKAEFSKDISSISGSRKIVGELAGRRVAVINAPNIYDKDISRVKRKMEVRRSKCLSVPGPHAFLVAFDMEKISPNDIRTPQLMMKRFGRRCLRHCIVLLAYDGNPEEAALEGLVQNTDWPLRHLIEDFGGRFYIFNKDWRERSREREMLQKIEYLVASLGGACFSSRTFQKAERSVKEEEKRLMKKMTADNEKVRSELEKKYLSDELYRQKDAHTASVSADIRAKAEVDNGWLRTSLVRGVGTGVVVGAVMGALVGSIEGPGGMVLFSVIGGAVGGFAGGAAQVATKHMEDKVAPPARLNFNSIFINRFFATTRP; from the exons ATGGAGAAGAGGAAAAAAG GCTCCTCTTTGGAACTGAGACTGATGGTGGTCGGCAGCAGCGGACCGTCTCAGTTCCAGCTCACCAATGCAATCCTGGGAAAGGCGGAGTTTTCCAAGGACATCTCCAGCATTTCCGGCAGCAGGAAGATTGTGGGTGAGCTGGCCGGAAGGCGAGTGGCGGTGATCAACGCCCCCAACATCTACGATAAGGACATATCCCGAGTCAAGAGGAAGATGGAGGTAAGGAGGTCCAAGTGCTTGTCCGTGCCTGGCCCGCACGCCTTCCTGGTGGCCTTCGACATGGAGAAGATCTCCCCGAACGACATCAGGACGCCTCAGCTGATGATGAAGCGTTTTGGGAGGCGCTGTTTGAGACACTGCATCGTGCTGTTGGCCTACGACGGGAACCCGGAAGAAGCCGCCTTGGAGGGATTGGTGCAGAACACCGATTGGCCCTTGAGGCATTTAATCGAGGACTTTGGCGGCCGCTTTTACATTTTCAACAAGGACTGGAGGGAGCGCAGCCGCGAGCGAGAGATGCTGCAGAAGATCGAGTACCTGGTGGCCTCTCTAGGCGGGGCCTGCTTCTCCAGCAGGACCTTCCAGAAAGCCGAGCGCAGcgtgaaggaggaggagaaaaggTTGATGAAGAAGATGACGGCAGATAACGAGAAGGTGAGGAGCGAGTTGGAGAAGAAGTACTTGTCGGATGAACTGTACCGCCAGAAAGACGCCCACACGGCCAGCGTCAGCGCCGACATCCGGGCCAAGGCGGAGGTGGACAACGGCTGGCTGAGAACATCGCTGGTCAGAGGGGTGGGCACGGGCGTGGTGGTGGGCGCTGTCATGGGGGCGCTTGTTGGCTCGATAGAGGGGCCGGGGGGCATGGTTCTCTTCAGTGTCATCGGGGGCGCAGTGGGTGGCTTTGCAGGGGGCGCGGCTCAAGTCGCCACCAAGCACATGGAGGACAAAGTGGCTCCTCCTGCCAGACTCAACTTCAACTCCATCTTCATTAATCGTTTCTTTGCAACAACTCGGCCGTGA
- the rsad1 gene encoding radical S-adenosyl methionine domain-containing protein 1, mitochondrial isoform X1, translated as MQSNKVVLKMQNIFRATLRVFKSNPGCFSGMSTGELSESYHHDDTCLTKEASLYIHWPYCLKRCSYCNFNKYIPKDNNNHIMTQCLLRETETLLQLSQVSCITSVFFGGGTPSLAHPSTVSALLELVSRRVGLADTTEVTLEVNPTPEGRSKLKDFSQAGVNRFSIGVQSLQQESLKLLGRDHSPKQAVQTIEEARRLCPGRVSVDVIFGRPNQTLQSWEAELSELLMLSDQHVSLYQLTPERGTLLFKQLQGGEVALPDEHQMAEMYESARRMLQEHGFQQYEVSNFARHNAVSHHNMNYWKARQYIGVGPGAHGRFVPLAEGGVQREARTQTLEPDQWIREVRQMGHGTRRRILLGRLELLEEALVMGLRTTEGITHEDWQLFSPQLDLGDIFGSSADVQDFFHGCSLILDDKGLRCSRDGLALLDSMLPTLLLELERKIPQPPKESCTDLTARHLCLSHLLQCTSRSAAGSSAGATVH; from the exons ATGCAGTCAAATAAAGTTGTACTAAAGATGCAGAACATCTTTAGAGCGACACTTCGCGTGTTCAAATCCAACCCAGGCTGCTTCTCTGGGATGAGCACGGGAGAATTATCAGAAAGTTACCATCACGATGACACATGTTTAACAAAGGAGGCGTCTCTCTACATTCAC TGGCCTTACTGCCTGAAGCGATGCTCCTACTGCAACTTCAACAAGTACATCCCTAAAGACAACAATAACCACATAATGACCCAGTGTCTTCTGCGGGAGACAGAGACTCTGCTGCAACTTAGTCAAGTGTCCTG CATCACCTCTGTGTTCTTTGGCGGGGGGACCCCGAGCCTGGCGCACCCCTCCACTGTCTCTGCCTTGCTGGAACTGGTCTCCAGACGTGTGGGCCTTGCAGATACAACCGAGGTCACCTTGGAGGTCAATCCAACTCCTGAGGGGAGGTCAAAGTTGAAGGATTTTAGCCAAGCAGGGGTTAACCGTTTCTCCATTGGGGTGCAG TCTTTGCAGCAAGAGAGCTTAAAACTCTTGGGCCGAGACCACAGCCCCAAGCAGGCTGTGCAGACCATAGAGGAGGCTCGCAGGCTGTGCCCGGGCAGGGTGTCGGTAGACGTCATATTCGGACGCCCCAACCAAACCTTGCAATCCTGGGAGGCGGAGTTGTCAGAGCTGCTGATGCTGAGCGACCAGCATGTGTCCCTCTACCAGCTGACCCCGGAGCGAGGGACCTTACTCTTTAAACAGCTACAAGGCGGTGAAGTGGCGTTGCCCGACGAGCACCAGATGGCGGAGATGTATGAGAGCGCCAGGAGGATGCTACAGGAGCACGGATTCCAGCAGTACGAGGTGTCAAACTTTGCCAGACAT AATGCAGTGAGTCATCACAACATGAACTACTGGAAGGCAAGACAATACATCGGTGTTGGTCCAG GGGCACATGGCCGCTTTGTCCCTCTCGCTGAGGGAGGTGTCCAGCGCGAGGCCCGCACACAGACCTTGGAGCCTGACCAATGGATCCGCGAGGTCCGGCAGATGGGACACGGGACAAGAAGGAGGATTCTTCTAGGACGCCTTGAACT ACTGGAGGAGGCCTTGGTGATGGGCTTGAGAACCACAGAGGGCATCACTCACGAG GACTGGCAGCTGTTCAGTCCACAGCTGGACCTTGGTGACATCTTCGGCTCATCCGCTGACGTCCAAGATTTCTTCCACGGATGCTCTCTGATCCTCGACGACAA AGGCTTGCGCTGCTCAAGGGATGGTCTGGCCTTACTGGACAGCATGCTGCCCACCCTGCTGCTGGAACTGGAGAGGAAAATCC
- the rsad1 gene encoding radical S-adenosyl methionine domain-containing protein 1, mitochondrial isoform X4, giving the protein MQSNKVVLKMQNIFRATLRVFKSNPGCFSGMSTGELSESYHHDDTCLTKEASLYIHWPYCLKRCSYCNFNKYIPKDNNNHIMTQCLLRETETLLQLSQVSCITSVFFGGGTPSLAHPSTVSALLELVSRRVGLADTTEVTLEVNPTPEGRSKLKDFSQAGVNRFSIGVQSLQQESLKLLGRDHSPKQAVQTIEEARRLCPGRVSVDVIFGRPNQTLQSWEAELSELLMLSDQHVSLYQLTPERGTLLFKQLQGGEVALPDEHQMAEMYESARRMLQEHGFQQYEVSNFARHNAVSHHNMNYWKARQYIGVGPGAHGRFVPLAEGGVQREARTQTLEPDQWIREVRQMGHGTRRRILLGRLELLEEALVMGLRTTEGITHEDWQLFSPQLDLGDIFGSSADVQDFFHGCSLILDDKGLRCSRDGLALLDSMLPTLLLELERKIPQPPKES; this is encoded by the exons ATGCAGTCAAATAAAGTTGTACTAAAGATGCAGAACATCTTTAGAGCGACACTTCGCGTGTTCAAATCCAACCCAGGCTGCTTCTCTGGGATGAGCACGGGAGAATTATCAGAAAGTTACCATCACGATGACACATGTTTAACAAAGGAGGCGTCTCTCTACATTCAC TGGCCTTACTGCCTGAAGCGATGCTCCTACTGCAACTTCAACAAGTACATCCCTAAAGACAACAATAACCACATAATGACCCAGTGTCTTCTGCGGGAGACAGAGACTCTGCTGCAACTTAGTCAAGTGTCCTG CATCACCTCTGTGTTCTTTGGCGGGGGGACCCCGAGCCTGGCGCACCCCTCCACTGTCTCTGCCTTGCTGGAACTGGTCTCCAGACGTGTGGGCCTTGCAGATACAACCGAGGTCACCTTGGAGGTCAATCCAACTCCTGAGGGGAGGTCAAAGTTGAAGGATTTTAGCCAAGCAGGGGTTAACCGTTTCTCCATTGGGGTGCAG TCTTTGCAGCAAGAGAGCTTAAAACTCTTGGGCCGAGACCACAGCCCCAAGCAGGCTGTGCAGACCATAGAGGAGGCTCGCAGGCTGTGCCCGGGCAGGGTGTCGGTAGACGTCATATTCGGACGCCCCAACCAAACCTTGCAATCCTGGGAGGCGGAGTTGTCAGAGCTGCTGATGCTGAGCGACCAGCATGTGTCCCTCTACCAGCTGACCCCGGAGCGAGGGACCTTACTCTTTAAACAGCTACAAGGCGGTGAAGTGGCGTTGCCCGACGAGCACCAGATGGCGGAGATGTATGAGAGCGCCAGGAGGATGCTACAGGAGCACGGATTCCAGCAGTACGAGGTGTCAAACTTTGCCAGACAT AATGCAGTGAGTCATCACAACATGAACTACTGGAAGGCAAGACAATACATCGGTGTTGGTCCAG GGGCACATGGCCGCTTTGTCCCTCTCGCTGAGGGAGGTGTCCAGCGCGAGGCCCGCACACAGACCTTGGAGCCTGACCAATGGATCCGCGAGGTCCGGCAGATGGGACACGGGACAAGAAGGAGGATTCTTCTAGGACGCCTTGAACT ACTGGAGGAGGCCTTGGTGATGGGCTTGAGAACCACAGAGGGCATCACTCACGAG GACTGGCAGCTGTTCAGTCCACAGCTGGACCTTGGTGACATCTTCGGCTCATCCGCTGACGTCCAAGATTTCTTCCACGGATGCTCTCTGATCCTCGACGACAA AGGCTTGCGCTGCTCAAGGGATGGTCTGGCCTTACTGGACAGCATGCTGCCCACCCTGCTGCTGGAACTGGAGAGGAAAATCC
- the rsad1 gene encoding radical S-adenosyl methionine domain-containing protein 1, mitochondrial isoform X3, with protein sequence MQSNKVVLKMQNIFRATLRVFKSNPGCFSGMSTGELSESYHHDDTCLTKEASLYIHWPYCLKRCSYCNFNKYIPKDNNNHIMTQCLLRETETLLQLSQVSCITSVFFGGGTPSLAHPSTVSALLELVSRRVGLADTTEVTLEVNPTPEGRSKLKDFSQAGVNRFSIGVQSLQQESLKLLGRDHSPKQAVQTIEEARRLCPGRVSVDVIFGRPNQTLQSWEAELSELLMLSDQHVSLYQLTPERGTLLFKQLQGGEVALPDEHQMAEMYESARRMLQEHGFQQYEVSNFARHNAVSHHNMNYWKARQYIGVGPGAHGRFVPLAEGGVQREARTQTLEPDQWIREVRQMGHGTRRRILLGRLELLEEALVMGLRTTEGITHEDWQLFSPQLDLGDIFGSSADVQDFFHGCSLILDDKGLRCSRDGLALLDSMLPTLLLELERKIPQPPKESSPTLSLLLAAAYNRATGD encoded by the exons ATGCAGTCAAATAAAGTTGTACTAAAGATGCAGAACATCTTTAGAGCGACACTTCGCGTGTTCAAATCCAACCCAGGCTGCTTCTCTGGGATGAGCACGGGAGAATTATCAGAAAGTTACCATCACGATGACACATGTTTAACAAAGGAGGCGTCTCTCTACATTCAC TGGCCTTACTGCCTGAAGCGATGCTCCTACTGCAACTTCAACAAGTACATCCCTAAAGACAACAATAACCACATAATGACCCAGTGTCTTCTGCGGGAGACAGAGACTCTGCTGCAACTTAGTCAAGTGTCCTG CATCACCTCTGTGTTCTTTGGCGGGGGGACCCCGAGCCTGGCGCACCCCTCCACTGTCTCTGCCTTGCTGGAACTGGTCTCCAGACGTGTGGGCCTTGCAGATACAACCGAGGTCACCTTGGAGGTCAATCCAACTCCTGAGGGGAGGTCAAAGTTGAAGGATTTTAGCCAAGCAGGGGTTAACCGTTTCTCCATTGGGGTGCAG TCTTTGCAGCAAGAGAGCTTAAAACTCTTGGGCCGAGACCACAGCCCCAAGCAGGCTGTGCAGACCATAGAGGAGGCTCGCAGGCTGTGCCCGGGCAGGGTGTCGGTAGACGTCATATTCGGACGCCCCAACCAAACCTTGCAATCCTGGGAGGCGGAGTTGTCAGAGCTGCTGATGCTGAGCGACCAGCATGTGTCCCTCTACCAGCTGACCCCGGAGCGAGGGACCTTACTCTTTAAACAGCTACAAGGCGGTGAAGTGGCGTTGCCCGACGAGCACCAGATGGCGGAGATGTATGAGAGCGCCAGGAGGATGCTACAGGAGCACGGATTCCAGCAGTACGAGGTGTCAAACTTTGCCAGACAT AATGCAGTGAGTCATCACAACATGAACTACTGGAAGGCAAGACAATACATCGGTGTTGGTCCAG GGGCACATGGCCGCTTTGTCCCTCTCGCTGAGGGAGGTGTCCAGCGCGAGGCCCGCACACAGACCTTGGAGCCTGACCAATGGATCCGCGAGGTCCGGCAGATGGGACACGGGACAAGAAGGAGGATTCTTCTAGGACGCCTTGAACT ACTGGAGGAGGCCTTGGTGATGGGCTTGAGAACCACAGAGGGCATCACTCACGAG GACTGGCAGCTGTTCAGTCCACAGCTGGACCTTGGTGACATCTTCGGCTCATCCGCTGACGTCCAAGATTTCTTCCACGGATGCTCTCTGATCCTCGACGACAA AGGCTTGCGCTGCTCAAGGGATGGTCTGGCCTTACTGGACAGCATGCTGCCCACCCTGCTGCTGGAACTGGAGAGGAAAATCC
- the rsad1 gene encoding radical S-adenosyl methionine domain-containing protein 1, mitochondrial isoform X5 yields MQSNKVVLKMQNIFRATLRVFKSNPGCFSGMSTGELSESYHHDDTCLTKEASLYIHWPYCLKRCSYCNFNKYIPKDNNNHIMTQCLLRETETLLQLSQVSCITSVFFGGGTPSLAHPSTVSALLELVSRRVGLADTTEVTLEVNPTPEGRSKLKDFSQAGVNRFSIGVQSLQQESLKLLGRDHSPKQAVQTIEEARRLCPGRVSVDVIFGRPNQTLQSWEAELSELLMLSDQHVSLYQLTPERGTLLFKQLQGGEVALPDEHQMAEMYESARRMLQEHGFQQYEVSNFARHNAVSHHNMNYWKARQYIGVGPGAHGRFVPLAEGGVQREARTQTLEPDQWIREVRQMGHGTRRRILLGRLELLEEALVMGLRTTEGITHECEADSSSGKEEVKLGNIKG; encoded by the exons ATGCAGTCAAATAAAGTTGTACTAAAGATGCAGAACATCTTTAGAGCGACACTTCGCGTGTTCAAATCCAACCCAGGCTGCTTCTCTGGGATGAGCACGGGAGAATTATCAGAAAGTTACCATCACGATGACACATGTTTAACAAAGGAGGCGTCTCTCTACATTCAC TGGCCTTACTGCCTGAAGCGATGCTCCTACTGCAACTTCAACAAGTACATCCCTAAAGACAACAATAACCACATAATGACCCAGTGTCTTCTGCGGGAGACAGAGACTCTGCTGCAACTTAGTCAAGTGTCCTG CATCACCTCTGTGTTCTTTGGCGGGGGGACCCCGAGCCTGGCGCACCCCTCCACTGTCTCTGCCTTGCTGGAACTGGTCTCCAGACGTGTGGGCCTTGCAGATACAACCGAGGTCACCTTGGAGGTCAATCCAACTCCTGAGGGGAGGTCAAAGTTGAAGGATTTTAGCCAAGCAGGGGTTAACCGTTTCTCCATTGGGGTGCAG TCTTTGCAGCAAGAGAGCTTAAAACTCTTGGGCCGAGACCACAGCCCCAAGCAGGCTGTGCAGACCATAGAGGAGGCTCGCAGGCTGTGCCCGGGCAGGGTGTCGGTAGACGTCATATTCGGACGCCCCAACCAAACCTTGCAATCCTGGGAGGCGGAGTTGTCAGAGCTGCTGATGCTGAGCGACCAGCATGTGTCCCTCTACCAGCTGACCCCGGAGCGAGGGACCTTACTCTTTAAACAGCTACAAGGCGGTGAAGTGGCGTTGCCCGACGAGCACCAGATGGCGGAGATGTATGAGAGCGCCAGGAGGATGCTACAGGAGCACGGATTCCAGCAGTACGAGGTGTCAAACTTTGCCAGACAT AATGCAGTGAGTCATCACAACATGAACTACTGGAAGGCAAGACAATACATCGGTGTTGGTCCAG GGGCACATGGCCGCTTTGTCCCTCTCGCTGAGGGAGGTGTCCAGCGCGAGGCCCGCACACAGACCTTGGAGCCTGACCAATGGATCCGCGAGGTCCGGCAGATGGGACACGGGACAAGAAGGAGGATTCTTCTAGGACGCCTTGAACT ACTGGAGGAGGCCTTGGTGATGGGCTTGAGAACCACAGAGGGCATCACTCACGAG TGTGAGGCAGACTCTTCTTCGGGCAAAGAGGAAGTGAAATTAGGCAACATAAAAGGTTGA